In Carya illinoinensis cultivar Pawnee chromosome 7, C.illinoinensisPawnee_v1, whole genome shotgun sequence, the following are encoded in one genomic region:
- the LOC122316855 gene encoding F-box protein FBW2, which yields MEEGNNYRRWDELIPDALGLIFSNLCLQETLTVIPRVCKSWRKVVVGPYCWQEIDIEEWSNRCQSDHLDQMLQMLITRSCGSLRKLCVSGLHSEMIFTFIAENAGSLQTLRLPRSEMSDPIVEKIAGKLSTISFLDVSYCGKIGARALEAIGKNCKMLVGLCRNLHPLDTAGKPMQDDEAYAIASTMPKLKHLEMAYHLISTRSVVEILSRCPELEFLDLRGCWDVKLDDKFLKEKLPKLKVLGPLVVDYYERNEWDDCSDSSDTFEYLAWEFVAGDMGDFDEDDDDSSYYGMWDDEGRLEELELRFYEGIDYAGLYGWPPSP from the exons ATGGAAGAGGGAAATAATTATCGGCGCTGGGACGAATTGATACCTGATGCTCTGGGGCTAATCTTCAGCAATCTGTGTCTCCAGGAGACACTGACAGTGATTCCCAGGGTTTGCAAATCATGGCGCAAAGTAGTGGTAGGACCTTATTGCTGGCAAGAGATAGACATTGAGGAATGGAGTAACCGATGCCAATCGGACCATCTTGATCAGATGCTTCAGATGCTAATCACCAGAAGCTGTGGATCACTACGAAAGCTGTGTGTGTCTGGTCTCCACAGTGAGATGATTTTCACTTTCATTGCGGAGAA TGCTGGCTCCCTTCAGACATTGCGGCTGCCTAGAAGCGAAATGAGTGATCCAATAGTGGAAAAGATTGCTGGTAAGCTCTCTACGATCTCATTCTTGGATGTGAGCTACTGTGGTAAAATCGGTGCTCGAGCATTGGAGGCCATCGGAAAGAACTGCAAAATGCTTGTGGGGCTGTGCCGCAACTTGCACCCATTAGATACTGCGGGCAAGCCCATGCAGGATGATGAGGCATACGCCATTGCATCCACAATGCCTAAGCTCAAGCATCTTGAGATGGCTTACCATCTTATCAGCACTCGAAGCGTTGTTGAGATACTATCACGATGTCCTGAGCTTGAATTTTTGGATTTGAGAGGGTGTTGGGATGTGAAACTTGATGACAAGTTCCTCAAGGAGAAGTTGCCAAAATTGAAGGTTTTGGGGCCCCTAGTCGTTGACTATTACGAAAGGAATGAATGGGATGATTGCTCGGATTCCTCGGATACTTTCGAGTATTTAGCCTGGGAATTTGTTGCCGGTGACATGGGGgattttgatgaagatgatgatgacaGTAGTTACTATGGGATGTGGGATGATGAGGGAAGGTTGGAGGAGCTTGAGCTGAGGTTTTatgaaggaatcgattatgcaGGGCTTTATGGTTGGCCTCCATCTCCATAA
- the LOC122316014 gene encoding serine/threonine-protein phosphatase 2A activator isoform X2: MECHDHEDSPKSAQTPSPPSTAPSTCCKCGGPTTFAPPPPFSEISPPPAYRPIRAPAINLPPNNHSQQAIILAPVPQSQKVPLVSPPYHFQVPTKRIQSPNDIRRFHDSDSGKNFLGFIVALSESIRSRKISDPCHVSPTISSIVSTLETLIRWIDEIPPLQQAARYGNLSYRAWHDRLTESSESLMLNFIPDDLNSATIEIVPYFTDSFGNSSRIDYGTGHETNFAAWLYCITRLGLIMEEDYTAVVARVFVKYLELMRKLQLVYCLEPAGSHGVWGLDDYHFLPFIFGSSQLIDHKYMKPKSIHNQDILDNFSNEYLYLAGIAFVKKVKKGLFAEHSPLLDDISGVPTWNKVNSGLLKMYKVEVLEKVPIMQHFLFGSLIKWE, from the exons ATGGAGTGCCACGACCACGAAGACTCCCCCAAGTCCGCGCAAACCCCATCCCCACCATCCACCGCCCCTTCTACCTGCTGCAAATGCGGCGGTCCCACCACCTTCGCACCACCGCCACCGTTCTCCGAAATCAGCCCTCCACCAGCGTACCGCCCCATCCGCGCTCCGGCTATCAACCTTCCCCCAAACAAC CATTCACAGCAGGCCATAATCCTCGCCCCCGTTCCCCAGTCCCAAAAGGTCCCACTTGTCTCCCCTCCTTACCACTTTCAAGTCCCCACCAAAAGAATCCAATCCCCCAACGACATCCGCCGCTTCCATGACTCTGATTCCGGCAAGAACTTCCTCGGCTTCATCGTCGCCCTCTCCGAGTCCATCCGCTCCCGCAAAATCTCAGACCCATGCCACGTGTCCCCTACAATCAGCTCCATCGTCTCCACCCTCGAAACCCTAATTCGCTGGATCGACGAAATCCCTCCTCTCCAGCAAGCAGCTCGCTATGGTAACCTCTCTTACCGAGCGTGGCATGACCGCCTCACCGAGAGCAGCGAGTCCTTGATGCTTAATTTTATCCCCGATGATCTCAATTCCGCCACGATCGAGATCGTCCCGTACTTCACCGACAGTTTTGGGAACTCGAGTCGCATTGATTATGGTACCGGCCACGAGACCAACTTCGCCGCTTGGTTGTACTGCATAACTCGGTTAGGGCTTATCATGGAGGAGGATTACACAGCAGTGGTGGCTAGGGTTTTCGTTAAGTATCTCGAACTAATGAGGAAGTTGCAATTGGTTTATTGCCTGGAGCCTGCGGGTTCACACGGGGTTTGGGGCCTCGACGACTATCATTTCCTGCCGTTTATCTTCGGGTCGTCACAGCTGATCGATCACAAGTACATGAAGCCCAAGTCGATTCATAATCAGGATATACTGGATAATTTTTCGAATGAGTATCTTTACCTTGCGGGCATTGCGTTTGTTAAGAAGGTGAAGAAGGGTTTGTTCGCGGAGCACTCGCCGTTGTTGGATGATATAAGCGGAGTGCCTACTTGGAACAAGGTCAACAGCGGGTTACTGAAGATGTATAAGGTGGAGGTCTTGGAGAAGGTCCCTATCATGCAGCATTTTCTATTTGGATCGCTTATCAAATG GGAGTAG
- the LOC122316014 gene encoding serine/threonine-protein phosphatase 2A activator isoform X1 codes for MECHDHEDSPKSAQTPSPPSTAPSTCCKCGGPTTFAPPPPFSEISPPPAYRPIRAPAINLPPNNHSQQAIILAPVPQSQKVPLVSPPYHFQVPTKRIQSPNDIRRFHDSDSGKNFLGFIVALSESIRSRKISDPCHVSPTISSIVSTLETLIRWIDEIPPLQQAARYGNLSYRAWHDRLTESSESLMLNFIPDDLNSATIEIVPYFTDSFGNSSRIDYGTGHETNFAAWLYCITRLGLIMEEDYTAVVARVFVKYLELMRKLQLVYCLEPAGSHGVWGLDDYHFLPFIFGSSQLIDHKYMKPKSIHNQDILDNFSNEYLYLAGIAFVKKVKKGLFAEHSPLLDDISGVPTWNKVNSGLLKMYKVEVLEKVPIMQHFLFGSLIKWE; via the exons ATGGAGTGCCACGACCACGAAGACTCCCCCAAGTCCGCGCAAACCCCATCCCCACCATCCACCGCCCCTTCTACCTGCTGCAAATGCGGCGGTCCCACCACCTTCGCACCACCGCCACCGTTCTCCGAAATCAGCCCTCCACCAGCGTACCGCCCCATCCGCGCTCCGGCTATCAACCTTCCCCCAAACAACCATTCACAGCAGGCCATAATCCTCGCCCCCGTTCCCCAGTCCCAAAAGGTCCCACTTGTCTCCCCTCCTTACCACTTTCAAGTCCCCACCAAAAGAATCCAATCCCCCAACGACATCCGCCGCTTCCATGACTCTGATTCCGGCAAGAACTTCCTCGGCTTCATCGTCGCCCTCTCCGAGTCCATCCGCTCCCGCAAAATCTCAGACCCATGCCACGTGTCCCCTACAATCAGCTCCATCGTCTCCACCCTCGAAACCCTAATTCGCTGGATCGACGAAATCCCTCCTCTCCAGCAAGCAGCTCGCTATGGTAACCTCTCTTACCGAGCGTGGCATGACCGCCTCACCGAGAGCAGCGAGTCCTTGATGCTTAATTTTATCCCCGATGATCTCAATTCCGCCACGATCGAGATCGTCCCGTACTTCACCGACAGTTTTGGGAACTCGAGTCGCATTGATTATGGTACCGGCCACGAGACCAACTTCGCCGCTTGGTTGTACTGCATAACTCGGTTAGGGCTTATCATGGAGGAGGATTACACAGCAGTGGTGGCTAGGGTTTTCGTTAAGTATCTCGAACTAATGAGGAAGTTGCAATTGGTTTATTGCCTGGAGCCTGCGGGTTCACACGGGGTTTGGGGCCTCGACGACTATCATTTCCTGCCGTTTATCTTCGGGTCGTCACAGCTGATCGATCACAAGTACATGAAGCCCAAGTCGATTCATAATCAGGATATACTGGATAATTTTTCGAATGAGTATCTTTACCTTGCGGGCATTGCGTTTGTTAAGAAGGTGAAGAAGGGTTTGTTCGCGGAGCACTCGCCGTTGTTGGATGATATAAGCGGAGTGCCTACTTGGAACAAGGTCAACAGCGGGTTACTGAAGATGTATAAGGTGGAGGTCTTGGAGAAGGTCCCTATCATGCAGCATTTTCTATTTGGATCGCTTATCAAATG GGAGTAG
- the LOC122317417 gene encoding protein PHOSPHATE-INDUCED 1-like, which produces MASFVSKTFLKLFLVVSLFQISLATRKLNELVQDQPQLLRYHNGPLLSGKISVNLIWYGKFKPSQRSIVSDFITSLSSSTPQNAQPAVSTWWKTTEKYYHLTSRKHSSLSLILGRQIVDESYSLGKSLATKQIVELASKGDQKNAINVVLTSSDVAVEKFCLSRCGTHGSALGSNSGQVKGKNYRFAYIWVGNSETQCPGQCAWPFHQPIYGPQSPPLVAPNNDVGLDGMVINLASLLAGTATNPFGNGFFQGPADAPLEAASACPGKYGKGAYPGYAGNLLVDPTTGASYNAHGGNGRKYLLPALYDPSTSSCSTLV; this is translated from the coding sequence ATGGCCTCTTTTGTTTCTAAAACTTTCTTGAAATTATTCCTGGTCGTCTCTCTGTTTCAAATCTCTTTGGCTACGAGAAAGCTCAATGAGCTTGTGCAAGATCAGCCTCAGCTATTGCGATACCACAATGGCCCTCTTCTTTCGGGCAAGATCTCCGTTAACCTCATTTGGTACGGCAAGTTCAAGCCTTCCCAAAGATCCATCGTCTCAGATTTTATCACCTCCCTTTCATCTTCTACACCCCAAAACGCCCAGCCAGCTGTTTCCACCTGGTGGAAAACCACTGAGAAGTACTACCATCTCACCTCCAGGAAACATTCTTCTCTATCCCTTATTTTGGGAAGGCAAATAGTAGACGAGAGCTACTCATTGGGAAAATCACTCGCAACCAAACAAATTGTGGAACTGGCTTCTAAGGGTGACCAGAAGAACGCCATTAATGTCGTTCTCACTTCCTCAGATGTGGCCGTTGAAAAATTCTGTCTTAGCAGATGCGGCACTCATGGATCTGCCTTGGGCTCAAACAGTGGCCAAGTTAAGGGCAAGAATTACAGGTTTGCGTACATCTGGGTGGGGAACTCAGAGACACAGTGCCCAGGGCAATGCGCCTGGCCATTCCACCAGCCAATCTACGGACCCCAGAGCCCACCCCTGGTGGCACCCAACAATGATGTGGGTCTGGACGGCATGGTCATCAACTTGGCTAGCCTCTTGGCAGGGACTGCCACGAACCCATTTGGAAACGGCTTCTTCCAGGGCCCGGCCGATGCTCCTCTAGAGGCTGCATCTGCTTGTCCTGGGAAATATGGCAAGGGGGCTTACCCTGGTTATGCAGGAAACCTTTTGGTGGATCCTACAACTGGTGCTAGctacaatgcacatggaggcaATGGGAGAAAGTACTTGCTTCCTGCTTTGTACGATCCATCTACATCATCTTGTTCGACTCTGGTCTGA